tttattcccactactttattcactttttactttattctcttcagttttttttttctctcacttacttttttatctatttatttataacacTTTACATCCATTTCTTAAACTTCGtaccgaaaagtttcgcctcaattATGAGGGAACATAAAGagagtatatattagtataaaatttctaCTCGTAGAGCCCctactgaaaaaaaattttgcgTCCGCCACTGGATACATCCTTTatataaagaataatttcgctattgaagatttgaagttCCATAAAGTGATCAAACGAACCTTTTtgtgtaatttaaaattatgttttgttacatttattttgttatgagTAGAAAATATCACCGGACTACACTTACATGGTTGTCACTAATTCTACTTTGTTTTAAGGGAGTAGTAAcacttttaaagtatttagtaataataataaaaaattacagaaCGATAGATAGAGGGACAAACAAAACCTcattgattataaatattgaagaaaGTTTGATTATCTGaacttattaaattaaaaagtaaatttattGCTTAATGGAAATATATGGAATTCATCAAAGCAATTGTTATCCTCACCCGCTCTATCCACACAACGCGTCACAGTAAAACTCTGGGTGCACGGAAATGTATGTGCACCGTTATGTGAAGTTCTTAAACCTTGAATGGTGGAGCCACTTCACACACTCGCTAAATCTCTGGAAAGTGGaaaccctctctctctccctcgcTCACCGATCACCACTGAAGTTATGGAAAATTATGCCTACAATTCCTCCTACCCTGAGTCCGGTAGTTCATCGCCGCGATCCCGAGAAATCGAGTTCGAAAATTCCGCGCCGTGGGAGGATCATCAGTCGCAGAATTGCAACAAGGTCAAGTTTATGTGCAGTTACGGCGGAAAAGTCAACCCGCGGCCGCACGATAACCAGCTCTCCTACATAGGCGGCGAGACGAAGATCCTCTCCGTCGATCGGAACATCAAATTCGCCGCCCTGCTCTCCAAGCTGGCCGCGCTCTGCGATTCCGGCGATATCTCGTTTAAGTATCAGCTACCAGGAGAGGAACTGGATGCCTTGATTTCGGTGACGAATGACGATGATTTGGAGCACATGATGACCGAGTACGATCGGTTGTTCAGGGTTTCGCCGAAGCCGGCAAGGCTGCGTGTTTTCGTGTTTTCGAACCAGACTCCGAGCCTGAACCCCTCGGCTCGGAGTTTCGGCTCGGAGGAGGCGAAGACGGAGAAAGAGCGGTTCGTGGAAGCGCTGAATTCCGCGCCGCAGCCTTCGGTGCCCGCGGCCGCCCCGCAGCAGCAGCCGCCGCGGAATAGCGTTGATTTTCTGTTAGGATTTGAGAAGGCGAATGCGAATCAGGCGGTGGCGGGGAGAGTTCATGAGTTTGAGGATCCGGTTATGATCGGGTCGGATCCGATCCAGAAGCACATTCAGGATCTACAGAGGCTGCAAATTGAGGAACGGCAAGGAATGTACAGAAGGAAGAGCGACGACAATCTCTCCGTCGGATCCGGAGGCGGCGAGTACAATAAACAGCCGGAGAAGCTACCTCAGGCGGCAATCCCCGGCGGCGTTCCTTATTGGACGGAGAAACAGGCTCCTACCGGAGTCTATCCTAATCCGGCGACTGCGAGCAACATTGGTAAAGAGCAACAGCAAGTTTACATGATTCCGGCGCCAGCAAACGCATACCCGGCGCAGATGATGAGGCCAGCCACCGCACCCCCAAATCAAGGCTACTACGCGGTTCAGAGGATGCCGGCAGAGGGATACCGAGAGCAGCAGCAGCCGATGTACAACATGATTCAGCAAGGCGCCGTGCCTCCTCCGGTAATTCAAACCATGCCGCCGCCGcagcaacagcagcagcagaaGGTAGGGGGATACTCCGAGGGTTACAGGATGGTGGGGCAGGGGACAGCTGGCGGTGTTGGAATGGTGGCGGAAGGAGGATACGCGCCGGTGGCATACGACGGGAGGCAGATGGTCTACTCTGCGCCCGGCGGTGTGATGGCGCAGCCGCCGCAGTATCAAGGTGTGGCGGCTGATATGAGAGCGGCGGCGGAAGCAGGGGCCAAAGCTGCTGCCAAGGCTACGCAAGCATCTGTGTGATTGAATTTGAGGGTAAGCGTATCAATAACTTGAGTTTATTAATGCAATTTTATGTCGTCTTTTATCGTTGTTTAGTTATTGAGTTTGTCACCTGAACTGAATTCAGAGGAGTAGTATTTGTTGAACTGCCAATTTTCCTCTTGTTCTCTTTGTTTGATTTTCGCAACATTTCTGTTTTAGATCTCCTTTTTGTgaccaaaatattttgattttggtataTTAGCTCCCAAAGTTTTTACTCAAGTATAAAGTgggaaatataaataaagtttgttatCAAATAAGGAAACAATTCAATTAAACAGACGATTCGAAAATGAATACTACTACAACTCAATTTGAttacaaattctattcgcaaGTTTGTAAGATAATTCACTAATTTACAAGGAGACAATATTATTAGCCGTAAATCGTAATTGCGGTAGATCGCCACTTTCTTTCTCAGTTCtaataatttctttctttctcagTTCTAATAATTTCTCATCAATCGCATTCCAACAGCACTCCAATTTCTAAACAGATTTAAAGTGAAAGTAAAATGTTATCGCATATTAAAGCGTTTCGTTCTTTTACTCCAATTTTCCAAATCAATAAAACGTTTACAAAGTTCAgagatttatgaaaaaaatatataatgcaaATGATGGAGTAAAAGTATTCCGCTAAAGCCCTGTTCGGTTGTCCCTACTAAATCTCAagattagtttaattttacatttggTTGGTCATATTTTATCTCTGACTCAATATGATATTAAGTCCAACATGAATAGTCCCATTATTAGTCATCTAGGCCTACCCCCCttcgacaaaaaaaaataatcggCCTCTATAATTGCTTAACTTTCCATATTTACCCTTTTGCTAAGAGATGGTTTGCAGGAAGAaagagggagagagggagggaCTTAGACTtcgatttcatttttatttgttattttttccaatttccattttgtgttatttaaaattggtatttttatttaattttgtcaatAGTTTGTGCAATGTAGTTAttgatttgtaatttatttaattttgtcaatAGGTGGAATGTGATTATCAAACCTATTTCctataatatttgtaaattggTATGatcttaattttcttataatattttattaaaatgtgtgtttttttatcatatattaatatattatgcaatatgcctacttttaaaaaaaatgacagtTATAATAAGACTTCTTCTATTATTGAAGCATAAGAATATTTACAGATTTGATAGAATCGTAGTAATTTGTATTTGAagttttgataatttaatattgaaatataaaaataataacatcCTTGCCagattattatttgaaaatggaatttaacatatttttgtttattggaGCAAATTCATACATGAACGCAAAATATTAGACTCGATGATTAGGATAAGTATTAGAAGGGTATCATGGTAAATATACATCATCTTCGCATTCAAACTAAAAATGCTTTTtaaggagtattaaaattgacatTCCAACAAAACATCTTTTTTTAGTCTAATATTGAGTCATGGCTTAtgcaagattatatcttgCTACTATTTagtcttgcaaaccgaacaccacctttgtatattatttttagagtaaaggccaaaactggtcctgaacatatggtcattttatgattttggtcctaaactttatcttttgaatattttgatcctgcacatttcaaatcgaatcacaattggtcctccgtcaataaTTCCGTTAATTTTATATCAGTCAAAGGGTTTAActaattttgaccaaattagacCTTagtaaatattcaattatttcttAGTTAATGAATAGTACATTAAATCCCCTGGAGGAAGTAGAGTGCGGGGCGGAGCTGGCGGTCGACGCAGCAGGTGAGGAGGCGGCGACGCGGGCCTCGCGGAGGAGGAAGGTGGTGGCGCGGATGACGGTGGCGGAGGTGGGAGAGGAGAGGAGGTCGGGGCACATAGGGATGATGCGGCGGAGGTCGGGGATGGTGAGGCCGAGGGAGAGGAGGAAGACGACGGTGGATTGGATTTGGGAGACGGGGGTGGAGAGGAGGGGAGGGTGAGAGTGGAGGCAGTGGAAGGAGTCGACGCCGAGGGAGTCGAGGTAGAGGATGATTTCTTGGATTTGGGAGGTTTGAGGCGTCGGGGGAGAAATGGGATTAGCAGGAGACTTGATTGGGGGAGGGAGGGAGATGGTTTTGGTTGAAGAAGGAGGGGGGAGGGGAGTGATGGCGGCGGAGGAGACAAAGACAGACACAGAGGGACAGAGATGCGAAGGAGATAAGATGAAGAAGGCGtgtgaattaattgaatatttagaaaagtaattagggaattaattagtgacttaaaaattagaattataagtctaatttggtcaaaattgggttAAATTCGTTGactgttataaaattaatggaattatCGACGGAgaaccaattgtgatccgatttgaaatgtgcaggaccaaaaaatccaaaagataaagtttatgaccaaaatcgtaaaatgatcatatgttcaggaccagttttggcctttactcttatttttatcCATATAAATACTAGAGATTTCTCAAATGAATAAATACTATACTCACAAAATTAAAGTGAAATTGTTATACAAACAAGGTAAAGGaaattagtatataaaattagggagagtttcttaaaaaaagaaataaaaaaaattaatatattttattttattctatctctttttttagtttctctTCAAATTATTCTCTTATATTTCTCAATTtgatagtaaaaaatatttttatttgaatatcatCTTCAACATATATGGAGAGAGAGGCCATGGGATTGAAAGACAGGGTCATTGACGAAGGTCCCGccattaaattaatcaacCTTCTGGTTCAAGTTTCCTTCTATCTGGACCCACTTTGTAAGACTTGCATATTGTCCGATCAATTAAAACTCAAGAATTGGGTGTctttgaaagaaaataaacataagaatTGTGATTGTTTTTCATTGATTACAAATGACTAATTAGATTGGACTTCGTTGGTAGGGTCCTCCTAATATATAACACTAAAATTAGGATATCAGATACTTCTCTATTAACAAATGGTTATATTTCCTTTAAAATTAGGATATCAGGTACTTCTCCATTAACAAATGGTGATATTTCCTCTAAAATTAGGATATCATGTACTCTCCATTAACAAATACAACattcgtcccacaataggaGTTTACATTTGTCTCGATACgagttataaaaaatataaaaaagagtgagttgaaaaagttaatgaagtAAGGGTCATAGGATAAACCTCGATGATTACAATaacttctatttattttaatgctaATAACTAACttaatgaacaagaaaataaaaatatagaaaagataCTCAAATCcctaattaaactaattaaataatgctcgTATTAAAGGGtcccacttttatttattaatttcataataaatgtGGGTGAAatgggttagtggaatatgggattcagttattatttatagtaaaagtaaaagtggacATTTATTGTGGAATagactaaaatgacaaaaattaatatttattataggacggaggtagtaattatATTTCCTTTATTATCTATCCCCAATAATTGgcttgtttatttgttttaatactgttaataaataaatctcGCATATTACTAACTCgtattttattaatagtaca
The genomic region above belongs to Salvia hispanica cultivar TCC Black 2014 chromosome 3, UniMelb_Shisp_WGS_1.0, whole genome shotgun sequence and contains:
- the LOC125211070 gene encoding uncharacterized protein LOC125211070 encodes the protein MVEPLHTLAKSLESGNPLSLPRSPITTEVMENYAYNSSYPESGSSSPRSREIEFENSAPWEDHQSQNCNKVKFMCSYGGKVNPRPHDNQLSYIGGETKILSVDRNIKFAALLSKLAALCDSGDISFKYQLPGEELDALISVTNDDDLEHMMTEYDRLFRVSPKPARLRVFVFSNQTPSLNPSARSFGSEEAKTEKERFVEALNSAPQPSVPAAAPQQQPPRNSVDFLLGFEKANANQAVAGRVHEFEDPVMIGSDPIQKHIQDLQRLQIEERQGMYRRKSDDNLSVGSGGGEYNKQPEKLPQAAIPGGVPYWTEKQAPTGVYPNPATASNIGKEQQQVYMIPAPANAYPAQMMRPATAPPNQGYYAVQRMPAEGYREQQQPMYNMIQQGAVPPPVIQTMPPPQQQQQQKVGGYSEGYRMVGQGTAGGVGMVAEGGYAPVAYDGRQMVYSAPGGVMAQPPQYQGVAADMRAAAEAGAKAAAKATQASV